Genomic segment of Polynucleobacter necessarius:
GATAACGGGCGCGGCGTTCCAACGGGGATTAAATACGACGATAAGCATGAGCCAAAAAGAAGTGCGGCTGAAATTGTGATGACTGAGTTGCATGCTGGCGGCAAGTTTGACCAAAATAGTTATAAGGTCTCCGGTGGTTTGCATGGTGTGGGTGTTAGTTGTGTAAACGCGCTCTCAAAATGGTTGAAGCTTACTATTCGCCGCGATGGTAAAGCGCATTACATGGAGTTTGCGCGTGGTGTTATTCAAAACCGCAACATTCAAGAAGAAAATGGTGTTGCAGTTTCACCAATCACTATTACAGGTGATACGGCTTTATCAGGTACTGAGGTACATTTTTTAGCAGACGAAGAAATTTTTGGAAACATTGAGTTTCACTATGAAATTCTTGTAAAGCGTATTCGTGAACTCTCATTTTTAAATAATGGCGTTCATATCAAATTAATTGATCAACGCTCTGGTCAAGAAGAGGGTTTTGCTTTCTCTGGCGGTGTTAAAGGTTTTGTTGAGTACATCAACCAAACTAAAAATGTCTTACACCCTAATATTTTTTACGCAGAAGGTATTCGCCCATCAGATTTAGGTGGCAACATTACTGCTGAAGTATCTATGCAATGGAATGATAGTTTTAGTGAGCAGGTTTTATGTTTCACTAACAACATTCCCCAACGCGATGGTGGTACCCACCTTACCGGCTTGCGTGCTGCTATGACCCGTGTCATTAATAAATATATTGATGAGCATGAGGTTGCCAAAAAAGCCAAAGTAGAAATTTCTGGTGATGATATGCGCGAGGGTCTAGCTTGCGTATTGTCAGTCAAGGTTCCTGAGCCAAAATTTTCTAGCCAAACAAAAGATAAGTTGGTCTCCAGTGAGGTTCGCGGGCCAGTAGAGGAAATTGTTGCAGAAGCGTTGAGCGCTTATCTGCAAGAGCGTCCAGCTGATGCAAAAATCCTTTGTGGAAAAATTGTAGATGCTGCTCGTGCTCGTGAGGCAGCTCGTAAAGCTCGAGATATGACTCGCCGCAAAGGGGTTTTAGATGGCTTAGGCCTTCCTGGAAAATTGGCAGATTGCCAAGAGAAAGACCCCACCAAATCTGAATTATTTATTGCCGAGGGAGATTCTGCGGGCGGTTCTGCTAAGCAGGGGCGTGACCGACGTTTTCAAGCGATTCTTCCTCTTAAAGGAAAAATCCTCAACGTTGAAAAAGCTCGATTCGATAAGATGTTGGCCAGCCAAGAGGTGGTTACCTTAATTGCCGTTCTCGGAACTGGTATCGGTGTTGAGGAATTCAAAGCCGATAAGCTGCGTTATCACCGCATTATCATCATGACCGATGCTGACGTTGACGGTAGTCACATCCGCACACTTTTACTCACCTTCTTCTATAGACAGATGCCTGAGTTGATTGAGCGTGGCCATATCTATATTGCACAACCACCTTTATATAAAGTGAAGTTTGGTAAGAATGAGCAATACATTAAAGATGATGCAGAGTTGAATCAATTACTCTTAAAGATTGCGTTGGAGTCGGCATCACTTCAAACCCCAGCGGGCGAAATTATTGAGGGTGCAGTATTGGGTGAATTGGCCAAACACTATCAAGTCATTCAATCGGTTGTGGATCGCTTATCTCGCACCATTGATGAAGATGCTTTGCGTGCAATCGCCTCTGGTACCCAACTTAACTTAGACACAGAGAAGTCAGCAAACGAGTCTGCTGAGCTTTTGCGTCAGGCACTTGCCGACTCTTTAAATCCTCTAGCACTGCCCCCAGAAATTATTGTGCAAAAGGAAGGGCGCA
This window contains:
- the gyrB gene encoding DNA topoisomerase (ATP-hydrolyzing) subunit B, whose amino-acid sequence is MTEEKKVVEQYGASSIQILEGLEAVRKRPGMYIGDTSDGTGLHHLVFEVLDNSIDEALAGHCSEITVVIQTDNSISIVDNGRGVPTGIKYDDKHEPKRSAAEIVMTELHAGGKFDQNSYKVSGGLHGVGVSCVNALSKWLKLTIRRDGKAHYMEFARGVIQNRNIQEENGVAVSPITITGDTALSGTEVHFLADEEIFGNIEFHYEILVKRIRELSFLNNGVHIKLIDQRSGQEEGFAFSGGVKGFVEYINQTKNVLHPNIFYAEGIRPSDLGGNITAEVSMQWNDSFSEQVLCFTNNIPQRDGGTHLTGLRAAMTRVINKYIDEHEVAKKAKVEISGDDMREGLACVLSVKVPEPKFSSQTKDKLVSSEVRGPVEEIVAEALSAYLQERPADAKILCGKIVDAARAREAARKARDMTRRKGVLDGLGLPGKLADCQEKDPTKSELFIAEGDSAGGSAKQGRDRRFQAILPLKGKILNVEKARFDKMLASQEVVTLIAVLGTGIGVEEFKADKLRYHRIIIMTDADVDGSHIRTLLLTFFYRQMPELIERGHIYIAQPPLYKVKFGKNEQYIKDDAELNQLLLKIALESASLQTPAGEIIEGAVLGELAKHYQVIQSVVDRLSRTIDEDALRAIASGTQLNLDTEKSANESAELLRQALADSLNPLALPPEIIVQKEGRTDRYKLLLSRRIHGNLKLSAINSDFVHGDDYQSLSNAAAVLSGKVLPGSKVRRGDPDKNQKEQAIQDFRAAFSWLLSEAERVLSRQRYKGLGEMNPSQLWETTMDAGSRTLLQVKIEDAIAADQVFTMLMGDEVEPRRAFIEKNALIARNLDV